One stretch of Cyprinus carpio isolate SPL01 unplaced genomic scaffold, ASM1834038v1 S000006712, whole genome shotgun sequence DNA includes these proteins:
- the LOC109111095 gene encoding transmembrane 4 L6 family member 1 isoform X1, translating to MCTGKCAKCTADLLFPLGLLAVVGNILLFFPNGEVWRTEEITEKIWFFPGVIGAGLLAFLPASIMRAAGLEGSCCANRCGMMLSMLMSVLGVAGALYCMIISAVGLQDGPLCDTGDGIFIYPFLNSTTEESYLSNQTSWAVCVRPKNVVMWNVVLFSILLSIGTLEAVLLLAQIVNGLIGCLCGTCMNENLQTQME from the exons ATGTGTACGGGTAAATGTGCTAAATGCACCGCAGACCTTCTCTTCCCGCTCGGTCTCTTAGCCGTGGTCGGAAACATCCTGCTGTTTTTTCCCAACGGTGAGGTGTGGAGGACCGAGGAGATCACGGAGAAGATCTGGTTCTTCCCCGGGGTGATCGGAGCAGGTCTGCtg GCGTTTCTGCCAGCGTCGATCATGAGGGCCGCGGGGCTGGAGGGCAGCTGCTGTGCAAACAGATGCGGG ATGATGCTGTCCATGCTGATGTCTGTGCTGGGTGTCGCTGGAGCTCTGTACTGTATGATCATCTCTGCTGTCGGCCTGCAGGACGGTCCTCTGTGTGACACAGGAGACGGGATCTTCATCTACCCCTTCCTCAACAGCACTACAGA AGAGAGTTACCTGTCCAACCAGACGTCATGGGCGGTGTGTGTGCGGCCGAAGAATGTGGTGATGTGGAACGTGGTCCTGTTTTCCATTCTCTTGAGCATCGGGACTCTGGAGGCTGTGCTTCTGCTGGCACAGATAGTCAACGGACTGATCGGATGCCTCTGTGGGACCTGCATGAACGAGAACCTG CAGACACAGATGGAATGA
- the LOC109111095 gene encoding transmembrane 4 L6 family member 1 isoform X2 gives MCTGKCAKCTADLLFPLGLLAVVGNILLFFPNGEVWRTEEITEKIWFFPGVIGAGLLAFLPASIMRAAGLEGSCCANRCGMMLSMLMSVLGVAGALYCMIISAVGLQDGPLCDTGDGIFIYPFLNSTTEESYLSNQTSWAVCVRPKNVVMWNVVLFSILLSIGTLEAVLLLAQIVNGLIGCLCGTCMNENLTQME, from the exons ATGTGTACGGGTAAATGTGCTAAATGCACCGCAGACCTTCTCTTCCCGCTCGGTCTCTTAGCCGTGGTCGGAAACATCCTGCTGTTTTTTCCCAACGGTGAGGTGTGGAGGACCGAGGAGATCACGGAGAAGATCTGGTTCTTCCCCGGGGTGATCGGAGCAGGTCTGCtg GCGTTTCTGCCAGCGTCGATCATGAGGGCCGCGGGGCTGGAGGGCAGCTGCTGTGCAAACAGATGCGGG ATGATGCTGTCCATGCTGATGTCTGTGCTGGGTGTCGCTGGAGCTCTGTACTGTATGATCATCTCTGCTGTCGGCCTGCAGGACGGTCCTCTGTGTGACACAGGAGACGGGATCTTCATCTACCCCTTCCTCAACAGCACTACAGA AGAGAGTTACCTGTCCAACCAGACGTCATGGGCGGTGTGTGTGCGGCCGAAGAATGTGGTGATGTGGAACGTGGTCCTGTTTTCCATTCTCTTGAGCATCGGGACTCTGGAGGCTGTGCTTCTGCTGGCACAGATAGTCAACGGACTGATCGGATGCCTCTGTGGGACCTGCATGAACGAGAACCTG ACACAGATGGAATGA